The following proteins come from a genomic window of Xiphophorus couchianus chromosome 19, X_couchianus-1.0, whole genome shotgun sequence:
- the six4a gene encoding homeobox protein SIX4a, producing the protein MSSSSAGEVTAVNDIKRENVKEVDKRESIKLVALDAAELSMERTAPNADAVRTELLVSAASSLAFSPEQVACVCEALQQGGNVDRLARFLWSLPQSDLLRGNESILKAQALVAFHQARYQELYSILENHSFNPSNHTFLQELWYKARYTEAEKARGRPLGAVDKYRIRRKYPLPRTIWDGEETVYCFKERSRNALKDLYNQNRYPSPAEKRNLAKITGLSLTQVSNWFKNRRQRDRNPSEAQSKSESDGNHSTEDESSKGQEELSPRPLSNSSDGVITHGSLPAQAGPLDGGVVIQQIGDIKMSGSSGGGVYNGSLAATNTSSTVFHNGGSSYLHSPGNILFNGLNLGIQPLAFNPLRPPGGVLLGGSAGDMHMQTGQEKGLGGAEESVLQYSSYSGCVNGSEVKLEDVHTMAAQNGGSSVLTFSSPSAALQLGGYSLVPVPSGVPDNDGSALLNSDVGLPPLQLPSASSSSTITQQGNMSLNNAAVSSSSEDSFQPQDKLTMTSLHHNSVLYSLSNHTAIKKEPLDGGIYSSYHAGLHLDPSGQISYTGPDSASSHAAAATTDATVSSSSSEPEVYTTLTNSTPLMAPTDQGAHHHLQPAEYLGSHQVHRGAPPSHLMGPGMNSDYMNLQESKADGSGSGGMNEMVRAMCGELEEGKELAKLQTVQMDEGMSDL; encoded by the exons atgtcttcttcttctgccgGAGAGGTCACGGCAGTGAATGACATCAAGAGGGAAAATGTGAAGGAGGTGGATAAGCGTGAGAGCATCAAGTTGGTGGCGCTGGACGCGGCGGAGTTGTCCATGGAGCGCACGGCTCCCAACGCCGACGCGGTGCGCACGGAGCTGCTGGTGAGCGCCGCTTCCTCCCTGGCTTTCTCCCCGGAGCAAGTGGCGTGCGTGTGTGAGGCGCTGCAGCAGGGGGGCAACGTGGACCGGCTGGCGAGGTTCTTGTGGTCCTTACCTCAAAGCGACCTGCTCCGCGGCAACGAAAGCATTCTGAAAGCCCAAGCCCTCGTTGCCTTCCATCAGGCGCGCTATCAGGAGCTCTACAGTATTTTGGAGAACCATAGCTTCAACCCGTCCAACCACACCTTTCTGCAGGAACTGTGGTACAAGGCCCGGTACACGGAGGCGGAGAAGGCGCGCGGGAGACCCCTGGGCGCCGTGGATAAATACCGGATCCGGAGGAAATACCCTCTCCCTAGGACTATCTGGGACGGCGAGGAGACGGTTTATTGTTTCAAGGAGAGGTCGCGGAACGCGCTGAAGGATCTCTACAACCAGAACAGGTACCCGTCTCCAGCCGAGAAACGGAATCTGGCCAAGATAACCGGACTCTCCTTGACCCAAGTCAGCAACTGGTTCAAAAACAGGCGGCAGAGGGACAGAAACCCATCGGAAGCGCAGTCCAAAAG TGAGTCTGATGGAAACCACAGCACAGAGGACGAGTCCAGTAAGGGCCAGGAGGAGCTGTCCCCTCGTCCTCTCTCCAACTCTTCAGACGGAGTGATAACCCACGGGAGCCTCCCGGCTCAGGCTGGACCTCTGGACGGGGGGGTCGTCATCCAGCAGATTGGCGACATCAAGATGTCAGGATCCAGCGGCGGTGGCGTCTACAACGGCAGCCTCGCAGCCACTAATACTTCCTCCACCGTGTTTCACAATGGCGGCTCATCCTACCTCCACTCGCCTGGAAACATCCTGTTCAACGGGCTCAATCTGGGCATCCAGCCGCTGGCGTTCAACCCCCTGAGGCCGCCCGGCGGAGTGCTGCTGGGTGGCTCCGCGGGGGACATGCACATGCAGACGGGCCAGGAGAAGGGACTGGGCGGCGCTGAGGAGTCCGTCCTGCAGTACTCCTCCTACTCGGGCTGTGTGAATGGGTCGGAGGTGAAGCTGGAGGACGTCCACACAATGGCGGCCCAGAACGGAGGCTCCTCTGTGCTCACCTTCAGCTCGCcgtctgcagctctgcagctcGGCGGCTACAGTCTGGTACCGGTACCGAGCGGAGTCCCTGACAACGACGGCAGCGCGCTGCTCAACAGTGATGTAGGTCTTCCTCCTCTACAACTGCCGTCTGCTTCATCTTCCTCAACAATTACTCAACAAG GTAACATGTCTCTGAACAACGCAGCAGTGAGCTCGTCCAGTGAAGACTCCTTCCAGCCGCAGGACAAGCTGACCATGACGTCTCTGCACCACAACAGCGTCCTCTACAGCCTGAGCAACCACACCGCCATCAAGAAGGAGCCTCTGGACGGCGGCATTTACTCCTCGTACCACGCCGGGCTGCACCTGGACCCCAGCGGTCAGATCAGCTACACCGGCCCCGACTCGGCCTCCAGCcacgccgccgccgccaccacCGACGCCACCGTCAGCTCGTCCAGCTCCGAGCCGGAGGTCTACACCACCCTCACCAACAGCACGCCTCTGATGGCTCCGACGGACCAGGGCGCCCATCACCACCTGCAGCCGGCGGAGTACCTGGGCTCCCACCAGGTGCACCGAGGGGCCCCGCCCTCACACCTGATGGGCCCCGGAATGAACAGCGACTACATGAACCTGCAGGAGAGCAAGGCGGACGGCTCGGGATCCGGGGGGATGAACGAGATGGTGCGGGCGATGTGCGGGGAGCTGGAAGAGGGGAAGGAGCTAGCCAAACTACAGACTGTGCAGATGGACGAGGGCATGTCCGACCTTTAA